The following are from one region of the Capsicum annuum cultivar UCD-10X-F1 chromosome 1, UCD10Xv1.1, whole genome shotgun sequence genome:
- the LOC107857427 gene encoding GDSL esterase/lipase At5g41890: MYILHDLANIPSFTMTTIVLIFIFHMLHVLPFCSCAAATFVFGDSLVDVGNNNFLFTLSKADSPPYGIDFKPSHGHPTGRFTNGRTISDIVGEALGSNSFPPPYLAPNVESNATHIGINYASGASGILDATGTLFIGRVPLSKQINNFEESRRYIVNAMGEENAKRFLKKAIFSVTIGSNDVINYFQPSIPFLSKNISPTIFQDYLVSNLTMNLQRLHKLGARKIVVVGVGPLGCIPFIRAIGLISRGKCSVEVNTLIRKYNKKLKMDIDRLNKEMRPKAIFIYANSYDVFREIILNHEQYGFENSDKPCCGGYFPPFVCYKGKNANTSSVMCDDRGKYVFWDAYHPTEAANVIIADKFLNGDPTVISPINIRHLHNYGS; this comes from the exons ATGTACATTCTTCATGATCTTGCAAATATCCCCTCTTTCACTATGACAACAATAGTACTAATATTCATTTTCCATATGTTACATGTATTGCCCTTTTGTTCCTGTGCTGCTGCTACATTTGTGTTTGGAGATTCTCTTGTTGATGTTGGCAATAACAACTTCTTGTTTACCCTCTCGAAAGCTGATTCTCCGCCATATGGTATCGATTTTAAACCTTCCCATGGACACCCTACCGGAAGATTCACCAACGGTCGCACCATTTCTGATATTGTTG GTGAAGCTCTTGGTAGTAACTCATTTCCTCCACCATATTTAGCACCTAATGTTGAATCAAATGCAACACATATTGGAATTAATTATGCCTCAGGTGCTTCAGGAATTTTGGATGCAACCGGAACACTTTTC ATAGGGAGAGTTCCATTGAGTAAACAAATCAACAATTTTGAGGAAAGCAGAAGATACATCGTGAATGCAATGGGAGAAGAAAATGCAAAGAGATTCTTAAAGAAAGCTATATTTTCTGTAACAATTGGATCTAATGATGTTATAAACTATTTCCAACCATCTATTCCTTTTCTGAGTAAAAATATTTCTCCAACCATATTTCAAGACTATCTAGTTTCTAACTTGACTATGAACCTTCAG cgACTGCATAAATTAGGGGCGCGAAAAATTGTAGTAGTTGGAGTAGGACCTCTTGGATGCATTCCATTTATTCGCGCCATCGGATTAATATCAAGGGGTAAATGTTCTGTTGAGGTGAACACATTAATCAGAAAGTATAATAAGAAACTCAAGATGGACATAGATCGATTGAACAAAGAAATGAGACCAAAAGCCATCTTCATATATGCAAATTCCTATGATGTTTTCAGAGAGATCATACTAAATCATGAACAGTATG gttttgaGAATTCTGACAAGCCATGCTGTGGAGGGTACTTTCCGCCATTCGTATGCTACAAGGGGAAAAATGCTAACACAAGCTCAGTGATGTGTGATGACAGAGGAAAATATGTGTTTTGGGATGCTTATCATCCAACAGAAGCTGCTAATGTTATAATTGCAGACAAGTTCTTGAATGGTGATCCTACTGTAATTTCTCCTATTAACATTCGTCACCTTCATAATTATGGTTCCTAG